In the Clostridium sp. 'White wine YQ' genome, ATTAATCATAAGCTCATCAAAAAAATCTACTATATCCTTATAATAGCTATTGGACTTTTTATGAATATATTTTTCCAAAAATTTTTGATAAACTAAGTAAATATATAAAATAAGTATAAATCCTATAAAAAATACAATTGAATAATAAACTAATCTCTCCATATTACCTCTTCTGTAACAACTTATTAATCCTTGCATCTAATTCAATTGGTGAAGCAGGTCTGCTTAAAAAATCATCTGCTCCTTCATTAAATGCTCTATCAATTAATGCTTCACTTTTTTGCAGGGTAAACACTAGAATTTTAGTATCTTTATTTGCATTTTTAACTTCTCTTATTATTTCAACCCCAGTCATTCCTGGAAGTATAAACTCTGTTATAACAATATCTATTAAATGTAATGATAATATCTTCTGTAAAGTCTCTACATCATTTGCTGTGTATACATTAAAATCTTTATTTTTATATCTTTTTTTAATTATTTTCAAAAATTCCTTGTCTTCGTTTATGATAAGAATACTCTTTAAATTTAATTCAATATTTTTATCACTTAAATATACTTTTCCTCTTTCCTTTTTCTTAAATTTCAATAATTCAATTAGCGCTATTTTTAAAATATCTTCCTCTTCTTGGAGTTCTCTAACATTTCCGGTAATACTTATTTCAGTATTAAATTCATTAGATAGCTTCCTAACTTCATTTGCAATCTCATCTCCAAGCTTAAGCACATATAATGAAGCTTTATTGGGAAATGCCATTAAAAACTTTCCTCCAGCTACTCTAAATATAAAGTCTCTTAGCTCTATTCTGTCCATTAAGATACTTGTTATTTTTTTAATAACATCATTTCCTGCTAATTTCCCGATTTTCTTATTAATAGATGATAAATCATCTATATCAACTATTAAAATTGATAACTTTGATTTATCTTTCTTAGATATATCCCTCTCTTTATTAAGCAATTTTTTTCCGTAAGAAACTGTATAGGTTCCTGTTAGAGTATCATATATTAATGAATTAACATATTCATTATAAATGCTTACAATATTCTTTATTTTTAAGACTAATTCTTTTGAATTTATTGTTTCCTTAAAATAATCTATTGCTCCCATTTCCATCACTTCTAGTTTAGCTTCATTATAAAACTCTCCAAGAAACACTATGGGTATCTTTTTAAATTTTTCTTCTTTTCTTAGTTTCTTATATAATTCAAAGGATATTTTTTCAATATCATCTTCAATAATTATTAAGCTAATACTTTCTTCTAATAAATCTAAAAAAACTTCTTCCTTGTCCTCCATAAAATCTTTTATGCTTTCTACCAAAACCCCAAATCCATAGATATTGCATTCTACCACCCAATTGGGAAGTTTTTTTTCATTATGAGTAAAAAATAGAATACTTCCTTTAGATTCATTAATATTTACTAACATTTAACTCGCTCCAATTCTTTTAAATGCATCTTTTAAAATATAGTACGATGGCTTTAATCTTTCGTGATATTTTGGGAATTGCCACTCTTCCCAGTTATAAGTTCCAACATTTCCACTTTCTAATGCTCCATCTGCTTTTAATATGCTTAACCCTATCTGAAAGTTTTGTGCTTTTACAGGTTTTATGCCCTCTATATGCAAATCATTCATTATCATTTTTTCTGATGGATCCATCACATTAAATAGTTGCCAAGGAATTCTTATTTCTATATTATCTCCATTAGAGTAAAAATCACTTAAGGAATTAAATTCCTTGTTTTTAGGGTTCCCATTACCATAAAATAATTTACCAGTTTCGTATTTAGTAAATGGAATCACTCTCTTATCCTGCGGTAACTTCAGCTCTCTATTTAAGCACAGATATATTGGATTAAAAGTTCCGCTATTTTTAACATCAAAGTCTGGATTTACATCAATCATTCCGAGTTTTGAATATATATAATAAAATGAATCATAATAGCTATCTACAATTACTCTGGAGTTATCTCTCCCATTTATAACAATTAGAAATTCTGATCCCATATTTAAATTTAAATTAAAATCTTTATAATAACTATTTCCACTATTTTTTAAAGTATCTATGGAAATAATGATTTTATCCTTAAATATCTGTAAATCTTTTTTCTTTACCCAAAAATATATATATTTTTCATCAGACTTAACATACAGTTCCGCACTATTAGTTTTAGAAACATTCTTATTATTAATCCACTCTTTAATATTTCCATCCACATAGCAAATACTTTCCTTTTCTCCTGGGTCAAAAGCCAAAACTCCAAACTCCTGTTCATTTGTTTGCGGATTTGACCAAAAGGGTCTTCTATCTGGTATATCTAAATCCATGGTATTCCAAGTCCTCTTAAACCATTCATCTTGCCATGTAAAAACGAGTCCACCTGCATAACCCGTGTTATAAATATCTTGTAGCATTGATACTTCCATTTCTCCTTGAGATTTTTCATCTACCTCTCCTTGATTAAAACCAGTATGAATATTCTCATGTGCCTTGCCTCTAGATGCTGGAATTCCGAATTCTGCTACTAATACAGGAATGTTATGCTCCTTTATCAAATCCTCTAAATAAGCTTTGTAGGTATTAACCTCTCCATTTTTATTTTGAATATATTCTTTTTGATAATTCATTGAGTCTGGGTAATAGGGATAAATGTGATATGATGCAAAAAGTCCTGGTTTGAAATTTTCTTTACTTAAAATATGCATTGGATTTACTGGAACCAAGTCCTCTTTGGGTAAGGGTTCATTTGGATGGCTTAGCAAATCTGTAGTTACCCAATTAGTAAAGCTTGTAGGTCTTTGCATTTTATACTTATCAGTTTCATATTTAATTGCATAATCCTGAATCTCTGCAAGCCAATTTTCAAATGGTGAGGCGTCTTTTGTATAAATATACTTACCATCATAAGATTTTTTATCCTCATTCTTTTCATTTGTACTAATTACAAACTCAGGATCCCATTCAATACCAAGTATCCATGCAGAAATATAATTTGAGACGTCATGGGTGTACTTCCCACTAGCAAACCCTCTCTGTTCTTTAAGTTCAGCATTTCCGTGAATTATATCAATTAAATTTTTAGTGTCTTCCTTAACGGTATCCAATATTTTTTTATCAAAAGCGTTCCCAATAGTTGCCATATCCTCTTCATTAACCCAAACTCCTTGCATAACATATATTGGATTAAAATTTTTCTTGTTATATTCATATAAAGCTTCATAAAATTCAGGTTTAAGTGTTGTATAAACTCTTATCGTACTTGAATTCATATTACTTATTTCCTTAAACCAATTAAGGTATTCATCTTTTGTCAAGGCTAATTCACCTGGGAAATGTCCTGGTTTTCCAAGTCCAAGATTTACTCCTTTAATAAATTCTTTTTTCCATCTTCCATATTTATAGACATAAAAACTTTTATTTTCTGCCTTTGCAATATAAGCAACATCATTTTTGAATAGAGAAGTCTTATCTCTAATTATTGGTGCTATTTTTATTCCTATGACAATAAAAATTATGATTAGTGTAACAGTTAAAAAATACTTTTTCATATAAACCTCCAAATGCTACTGAAGAATTATATATAGTTTTCCATGTTACAAAAAGTTTATCCTTTTAGGCAATATAAAAAGGGAAGTTATTATAACTTCCCTTCTGTCATATTTGATTATATTACATCTAATTATAAACTATGTTTTATATAAAAGTTTATATATATTATAATTTACCTTAACCTTTTTAATATATTTATCTGTTTCACCATAGGGAATATTATGCAGATTCTTCCCATCCTTTGATATATCGGAGTTATTTAGCCATTTACTTACATTACCTCTTCCTGCATTATATGCTGCCAAAACTAATTCAGTTGTACCAAA is a window encoding:
- a CDS encoding response regulator, encoding MLVNINESKGSILFFTHNEKKLPNWVVECNIYGFGVLVESIKDFMEDKEEVFLDLLEESISLIIIEDDIEKISFELYKKLRKEEKFKKIPIVFLGEFYNEAKLEVMEMGAIDYFKETINSKELVLKIKNIVSIYNEYVNSLIYDTLTGTYTVSYGKKLLNKERDISKKDKSKLSILIVDIDDLSSINKKIGKLAGNDVIKKITSILMDRIELRDFIFRVAGGKFLMAFPNKASLYVLKLGDEIANEVRKLSNEFNTEISITGNVRELQEEEDILKIALIELLKFKKKERGKVYLSDKNIELNLKSILIINEDKEFLKIIKKRYKNKDFNVYTANDVETLQKILSLHLIDIVITEFILPGMTGVEIIREVKNANKDTKILVFTLQKSEALIDRAFNEGADDFLSRPASPIELDARINKLLQKR
- a CDS encoding family 2 glycosyl transferase, translating into MKKYFLTVTLIIIFIVIGIKIAPIIRDKTSLFKNDVAYIAKAENKSFYVYKYGRWKKEFIKGVNLGLGKPGHFPGELALTKDEYLNWFKEISNMNSSTIRVYTTLKPEFYEALYEYNKKNFNPIYVMQGVWVNEEDMATIGNAFDKKILDTVKEDTKNLIDIIHGNAELKEQRGFASGKYTHDVSNYISAWILGIEWDPEFVISTNEKNEDKKSYDGKYIYTKDASPFENWLAEIQDYAIKYETDKYKMQRPTSFTNWVTTDLLSHPNEPLPKEDLVPVNPMHILSKENFKPGLFASYHIYPYYPDSMNYQKEYIQNKNGEVNTYKAYLEDLIKEHNIPVLVAEFGIPASRGKAHENIHTGFNQGEVDEKSQGEMEVSMLQDIYNTGYAGGLVFTWQDEWFKRTWNTMDLDIPDRRPFWSNPQTNEQEFGVLAFDPGEKESICYVDGNIKEWINNKNVSKTNSAELYVKSDEKYIYFWVKKKDLQIFKDKIIISIDTLKNSGNSYYKDFNLNLNMGSEFLIVINGRDNSRVIVDSYYDSFYYIYSKLGMIDVNPDFDVKNSGTFNPIYLCLNRELKLPQDKRVIPFTKYETGKLFYGNGNPKNKEFNSLSDFYSNGDNIEIRIPWQLFNVMDPSEKMIMNDLHIEGIKPVKAQNFQIGLSILKADGALESGNVGTYNWEEWQFPKYHERLKPSYYILKDAFKRIGAS